DNA sequence from the Asticcacaulis sp. AND118 genome:
CTTCTCCATCTCCAACGATCTGGCCAAGTATTTCGCCATCATCCCGGCGGCCTTCGCCTCGACCTATCCGGCGCTGGGGCTGCTCAACGTCATGGGCCTGTCGTCGCCGCAAAGCGCCATCCTGTCGGCGGTCATCTTCAACGCCCTGATCATCGTGGCGCTGATCCCTCTGGCGCTGAAAGGCGTGAAGTACCGGGCGGAGTCGGCTTCCCGCATGCTGACCCGTCATGCCTTCGTCTATGGCCTCGGCGGCATTGTCGCGCCCTTCATCGGCATCAAGATCATCGATCTGGGGCTAACCGCCGTGGGCCTTGTCTAGGATACTCGTCATGTCACTTATCAAACATATTCAGCCCACCGTCGTGTCGCTCGGTGTCTTCACCCTGCTGTTCGGCGGCCTCTATCCGCTGGCGACCACCGCGGTCGTCCAATCGGCCTTTGCCGAGCAGGCGCAGGGCTCGCTCATCCGCAACGGCGACACCGTCATTGGATCGCGCCTGATCGGGCAGGCCTTCACCCAGCCTCAATATCTGTGGGGCCGTCTGTCGGCCACAGGGCCCACGCCCTACAATGCCGGGGCCTCGTCGGGTTCCAACCTGGGGGTCAACAACCCGGCCCTGATCGAAGCGGCGAAAGGCCGTATCGAGGCTCTGGGGGTTTCCGGCCCCGTTCCGGTGGACCTGATCACCGCTTCGGGCTCCGGCCTCGACCCGCACATCAGCCCGGCGGCGGCGGCGGTTCAAGTGCCGCGCATCGCCGTGGCGCGCGGCATAAGCGAGGATAAGGTGCGCGCCGCCATCCGCGTCTCGACCGAAGGCCGCACCTTCGGAATCCTCGGCGAACCGCGCGTCAATGTGCTAGAGGTCAATCTGAGACTCGACGGCAAACTTAAGTGAACGCGGATAACAGACCCGACCCCGATAAACTGCTCGCCCTCGTCGCCAGAAATCATGAAAGCGACGGGGGCGACGGCACGTCCGGACGCGGCCGGCTGAAGATATTCTTCGGGGCCAATGCCGGCGTGGGCAAGACCTTCGCCATGCTGGCCGAGGCTCGCCGTCTGCACGCCGAAGGCCGCGACGTGGTGATAGGCGTGGTCGAGCACCACGACCGCCCGGAAACCCTGGCCCTGATCGAAGGGCTGCCGGTTCTGCCGCGCCGTGAGGTCGTCCACCGCGAGGTCCGCCTGTCTGAGTTCGATCTGGACGCCGCTTTGGCCCGCCCGCCGGCGCTTATCCTCGTCGACGAATACGCCCATACCAATGCGCCCGGCTCGCGCCATCCCAAGCGCTGGCAGGACATAGAGGAACTGCTGGACAACGGCATCGACGTCTATACGACGCTGAACGTGCAGCATCTGGAAAGCCTCAACGACGTCGTGGCGAAGCTGACCGGCGTATGGGTGAAGGAGACCGTGCCCGACGCCGTCTTCGACGCGGCGGACGAGATCGCCCTGATCGATATCCCGCCGGATGAACTGCTCAGGCGCCTGTCCGGGGGCAAGGTCTATGTCGCCGAAGGCGCGCCTCAGCGGGCGGCGGATAATTTTTTCAAGAAGGGCAATCTGGGTCGGCTGCGCGAGCTGGCCCTGCGCCGCGCCGCCGAACGGGTGGATGCGCAGAACGACGCCCTCAGCGCCGCCATGGGCCAATCGGAGGCGGCGACCGGCGACAAGATACTGGTGCTGGTCGGCCCGGACGTCCTGTCCTCGCGGGTCATCCGCCACACCAAGCGCATGGCCGACCGCTCGCGCGCGCCGTGGTACGCCCTGTATCTCCAGACCGACCGGCACGAGACCTTGTCGGACAAGGCCCGGCAGCGCGTCGAGCAGCATCTGCGGCTGGCGGAAAAACTGGGCGGCCGCGTGGTGCGCTTCAATGCCGGGCGCGCGGCGTCGAGCATACTGACCTATGCGCGGCAGAACGGCTTCACGCGGCTGGTGCTGGGTCACAGCCGTCAACCGTGGTGGCGCACCGTTCTGGGCGGGCGTTCCCTGTCGCAGAAGCTGGTAGCGCAAGGGGCGGGGCTTGAGATCACCACGCTCAATGCCGACAGCCCGGAAGAGGAGGGGGACCGGCGACGCCTCCTGAACGCGGGCGCTTTGCGCGCCGCGCCGGGGCATTACGTCATGGCCGCCGCCATCACGGCGCTGGCCACCGGGCTCGGCCTGCCGTTCCGCGACCGGGTCGATCCGGACAGCTTCATCATGCTGTATATGACCGGGGTCGTGATCGCCGCCGCGCGTTACGGCATCGGGCCGGCGCTGCTGGCGTCGGTCCTGTCGGTGTGCGCCTTCAACTGGTCCTTCGTTCAGCCCTATTACAGCTTCACCTTCGACAATATCAGCTATGCGGTGACCTTCGTCGTCATGCTGGTGACCTCGCTTATCGTCGGCTCGCTGACGGCGCGCCTGTCGCTGCATGTGCGGCTGGCGCGGCGCGGCGAGGCCGAAACGCGGCTGTTCTACGACCTGTCGCGGCAATTGTCCGCCGTGCGCGGCGAAGCGGCGATGGCCGAGGTGGCGCTCAAGAACCTGCAACCGGTCTTCGACGCGGAGCTGCGCCTGTGGAGCAACGGGCGTCAGATCGCCGGGGCCATCGAGGCGGACCCGCGCGAGCTGGGGGCCATGCAGTGGGTCGCGCAGAACCGTCAGGTCGCGGGACGGCATACCGACACGCTGCCTTCCGCCGCCGGCCTCTACCTTCCCCTGCTGGCCGATGCGGCCCTGCTGGGCGTGGTGTCCCTGACGCCGCGCGACCCGGCGCGTCGCATCACCGGGGCCGAGCATCTGATGTTCGAGACGGCGGCCAGCCTGATCGCCGGGGCGTTGCAGCGCGCGCATCAGGCGGCTCAGGCGGAGACGTCGCGCGTCGAGACGGAGAACGAAAAGCTGCGCAATGTGCTGCTGGCCTCGCTGTCGCACGACCTCAAGACGCCGCTGACGGTGATGAACGGCGCGGTCGGCACGCTGCTGCGGATGCGCCGCAAGCTGCCGCGCGAGGCGGTGGACGAACTGACCGCCCTGTGGGGGCATCTGGGGCGGTTGCAGAAGTTCGTGTCCAATCTGCTGCGCATGGCGGCCATCACCTCCGGGCAGTTGAAGCTCAATTTCGAGCCCTACACCATCGAGGAGGTGACCGGCGCGGCCATCAGCCGCGTCGAGGCGCAGAAGGGCAATCGTCAGATACGCACCCGTACCAGCGGCCGCATCCCCATGGTGATGATCGACGGCGCGCTGATCGAACAGGTTCTGATCAACCTGCTGGAAAACGCCATCGCCCATACCGCCGACGACGGGGTCATCACCCTGACCTTCGAAACCGATGCCGACCGGGTGCGGGTGCGGGTCAGCGACGACGGGACCGGCCTGACGCCGGGCGAGGAAGACCTGATCTTCGAAAAGTTCCACACCCGCGACGGGCAGCTTTCGGATCGCACGGGCAGCGGCACCGGGTTGGGGCTGGCCATCTGCAAGGGCATTGTCGAGGCGCATGGCGGCCTGATCTACGCCAGGAACAATCCGCGCCGCCATGGAGCGGGTTTGGGGGGGGCGAGCTTTATCTTTACCCTGCCGGCGGTTAAAGACTCTGAATGACCACCGTCCTGCTGATCGAAGACGAAGCCGACATCCGCCGTTACCTGCGCGCCACCCTGACGGTGCAGGATTACGACGTGCTGGAGGCGGCGACGGCGAAGGAAGGGATGCAGCAACTGACGCTGCAAAAGCCCGATCTGGTCGTTCTCGATCTCGGCCTGCCGGATCAGGACGGGCAGGACTTCATCCGTCAGGTCCGCGAATGGTCGCAGACCCCGATCCTCGTCCTGTCGGCGCGCGAACAGGAAAAAGACAAGGTGCAGGCGCTGGAAAACGGCGCCGACGACTATCTGACCAAGCCCTTCGCGCCGGGGGAGTTGCTGGCGCGAATCAAGGTCGCCCTGCGCCACGGCGCGCGCCGCGCCCACCCGGACGCCGACCGTTTCGAGCGCGGCGGGTTGCGCGTCGATTTCGCCGCGCGCCGGGTGTGGCTCGACGGTGAGGATGTCCACCTGACGCCCATAGAATACAAGCTGTTATCCGAACTGGTCCGCAATGCCGGCAAGGTGATGACGCACGTCCAGTTGCTGAAGGCCGTGTGGGGGCGTCATTCGACCGAGCAGTCGCACTATCTGCGTATCCACACCCAGCACCTGCGCGAGAAACTAGGCGATGATCCGCTGAAACCGCGTTTCATCCTGACCGAACCCGGCATCGGCTATCGCTTTGTGGATTAAGCTGTGACCTGAATGCGCCATGTTTGCGCGCCCGTCATTTGTCACGAATTGGCGATTGCGCTTTCCTTAATTATGGTTAACGGTGTTCTCCGGCTGTTTGATTTCTTATAA
Encoded proteins:
- a CDS encoding sensor histidine kinase KdpD produces the protein MNADNRPDPDKLLALVARNHESDGGDGTSGRGRLKIFFGANAGVGKTFAMLAEARRLHAEGRDVVIGVVEHHDRPETLALIEGLPVLPRREVVHREVRLSEFDLDAALARPPALILVDEYAHTNAPGSRHPKRWQDIEELLDNGIDVYTTLNVQHLESLNDVVAKLTGVWVKETVPDAVFDAADEIALIDIPPDELLRRLSGGKVYVAEGAPQRAADNFFKKGNLGRLRELALRRAAERVDAQNDALSAAMGQSEAATGDKILVLVGPDVLSSRVIRHTKRMADRSRAPWYALYLQTDRHETLSDKARQRVEQHLRLAEKLGGRVVRFNAGRAASSILTYARQNGFTRLVLGHSRQPWWRTVLGGRSLSQKLVAQGAGLEITTLNADSPEEEGDRRRLLNAGALRAAPGHYVMAAAITALATGLGLPFRDRVDPDSFIMLYMTGVVIAAARYGIGPALLASVLSVCAFNWSFVQPYYSFTFDNISYAVTFVVMLVTSLIVGSLTARLSLHVRLARRGEAETRLFYDLSRQLSAVRGEAAMAEVALKNLQPVFDAELRLWSNGRQIAGAIEADPRELGAMQWVAQNRQVAGRHTDTLPSAAGLYLPLLADAALLGVVSLTPRDPARRITGAEHLMFETAASLIAGALQRAHQAAQAETSRVETENEKLRNVLLASLSHDLKTPLTVMNGAVGTLLRMRRKLPREAVDELTALWGHLGRLQKFVSNLLRMAAITSGQLKLNFEPYTIEEVTGAAISRVEAQKGNRQIRTRTSGRIPMVMIDGALIEQVLINLLENAIAHTADDGVITLTFETDADRVRVRVSDDGTGLTPGEEDLIFEKFHTRDGQLSDRTGSGTGLGLAICKGIVEAHGGLIYARNNPRRHGAGLGGASFIFTLPAVKDSE
- the kdpC gene encoding potassium-transporting ATPase subunit KdpC, coding for MSLIKHIQPTVVSLGVFTLLFGGLYPLATTAVVQSAFAEQAQGSLIRNGDTVIGSRLIGQAFTQPQYLWGRLSATGPTPYNAGASSGSNLGVNNPALIEAAKGRIEALGVSGPVPVDLITASGSGLDPHISPAAAAVQVPRIAVARGISEDKVRAAIRVSTEGRTFGILGEPRVNVLEVNLRLDGKLK
- a CDS encoding response regulator produces the protein MTTVLLIEDEADIRRYLRATLTVQDYDVLEAATAKEGMQQLTLQKPDLVVLDLGLPDQDGQDFIRQVREWSQTPILVLSAREQEKDKVQALENGADDYLTKPFAPGELLARIKVALRHGARRAHPDADRFERGGLRVDFAARRVWLDGEDVHLTPIEYKLLSELVRNAGKVMTHVQLLKAVWGRHSTEQSHYLRIHTQHLREKLGDDPLKPRFILTEPGIGYRFVD